A genomic segment from Phragmites australis chromosome 6, lpPhrAust1.1, whole genome shotgun sequence encodes:
- the LOC133923116 gene encoding secreted RxLR effector protein 161-like, translated as MVMRRKAVKQIFRYLKGTVHYGLVYTRGGTEEVITGYTDSDLIDDIDDRKSTRGIAFYINDSLVSWNSQKQKTVALSLCEAEFMEAMAATCQALWLRSLLRELIGEEPKAVKLFVDKESAIALMKNPVFHGRSKHIDTKFHFIHECIKRSQIEVKFICTEEQ; from the coding sequence ATGGTAATGCGTCGCAAGGCAGTGAAGCAGATTTTTAGGTATTTGAAGGGCACCGTTCATTATGGGCTTGTGTATACGAGAGGAGGAACAGAAGAAGTAATCACCGGGTATACTGATAGTGATCTGATCGATGACATAgatgataggaagagtaccagAGGTATAGCTTTCTATATCAATGATAGTCtggtgtcatggaactcgcAGAAGCAGAAAACTGTGGCTTTATCTTTGTGCGAGGCTGAATTCATGGAGGCAATGGCGGCGACATGCCAAGCactgtggcttagaagtctgttgAGGGAGCTAATAGGAGAAGAGCCCAAAGCAGTTAAATTGTTTGTAGATAAGGAATCAGcgattgctttgatgaagaatccagtgtttCACGGTCGtagcaaacacattgacaccaagtttcatttcatccatGAGTGCATTAAAAGAAGCCAAATTGAAGTTAAATTCATCTGCACGGAGGAGCAGTGA